The proteins below come from a single Triticum aestivum cultivar Chinese Spring chromosome 5D, IWGSC CS RefSeq v2.1, whole genome shotgun sequence genomic window:
- the LOC123123091 gene encoding AP-1 complex subunit sigma-1 — translation MINFVLLISRQGKVRLTKWYSPYTQKERTKVIRELSGLILTRGPKLCNFVEWRGYKVVYRRYASLYFCMCIDADDNELEVLEIIHHFVEILDRYFGSVCELDLIFNFHKAYYVLDEILISGELQESSKKNVARLIAAQDSLVEAAKEEAGSISNIIAQATK, via the exons ATG ATTAATTTCGTGCTCCTAATCAGCCGCCAGGGTAAGGTGAGGCTCACCAAGTGGTACTCGCCTTACACCCAGAAGGAGAGGACTAAG GTCATCCGTGAGCTTAGTGGGCTCATTCTTACTCGAGGGCCAAAACTCTGCAACTTTGTCGAGTGGAGAGGTTACAAGGTTGTGTACAGAAG GTATGCCAGCCTCTATTTCTGCATGTGTATTGATGCTGATGACAATGAGCTTGAAGTCCTTGAAATTATCCATCATTTTGTTGAGATACTCGACCGCTATTTCGGCAGT GTATGCGAGCTGGATTTGATATTCAATTTCCACAAG GCTTACTACGTACTGGATGAGATTCTCATTTCTGGTGAGCTTCAGGAGTCTAGCAAGAAGAATGTTGCAAGACTTATTGCTGCACAG GATTCATTGGTAGAGGCTGCTAAAGAGGAAGCTGGCTCCATCAGTAACATCATCGCCCAGGCTACGAAGTAA